TTACCGCAGGTAACTTAGATATCCGCGCCAAAATTACTTCACTGGACGAAATAGGTCAACTGGCAAAATCATTTAACAACATGGCACTTCAGTTACAAACATCTTTTGAAACTTTGGAACAACGGGTACAACAGAGAACAGCAGAGTTAGTAATTGCTAAAGAAAAAGCAGAAGATGCGAATCAGAAACTAGAACAACTGGTAAATCTAGATGGTTTGACTCAGGTGGCTAACCGCCGTTGCTTCGATGGACGACTGCAAGAAGAATGGCAACGCCTTGCACGGGAACAACAATTCCTGTCACTGATTTTATTCGATGTTGATAAATTCAAATCTTATAACGACTACTATGGTCATCTAAGAGGCGATGATTGTCTAATCACAATCGCGCAAACAGTGCAACAGGTAGCTCGTCGTCCTGCCGATCTTGTAGCGCGTTACGGTGGAGAAGAATTTTCGGTACTCCTTCCCAATACTGACTTAGCGGGAGCCATCGAAGTAGCACAAAATATTCAGCAAGCAATTCACGCTCTGGTCATCCCCCATGCAAAGTCTGATGTCAAGGGGATCGTCACCGTTAGTATGGGGATTAGCTCTGGCATACCCACTTTGGATATAAAGCCAGATACACTCATCGCTTCAGCCGATAAAGCACTGTACGATGCCAAACAACAGGGGCGCGATCGCTATTGTTACTCATTAGCAGGACTTAAACAAAACTAGAGATGAAAAAAGGGTATAATATTTAATTAGCATAGCTACAAAGTGAAAAAAAGCTCATAAAAGAAACCACCTCCACAGGCACATTTTTGTTTCTATCGTGGTTTTCAATATGTCCGGGAAATGTTAAAAATGCTGAGTGTTAAGCCTGAGCCTATTTTATTAACCCAGATTTTTGCCAAGCTGACTTCTAATGGTCGTATTCATCCGCTTTCTACAGAAGTTGAACCCTCGTAAATTGGCAAAGGTATTGTTATCAAATATAAGGCTGAGAAAAAAGAAATTTACAAAACAAATCTTAATTGTGAAAATTAAGTCCTGATTGAAGATGAGTATCAAGAATATTGGAGTAATCAGCTAATCTTGGGGTGATCTCAATATAGAGCCGCTTCAAACAGCGTATCTTTACAGAGGTTGTACGCAATGTATCATTAAACTTCGCCAGTCTGATAATTTGTTTTTCAAATCGCTCTGCACTACTGTTTATCTCAGTTTTATCACTCTCGATCTAAATGTAAAATTTGCTACTTTGCATGACTGAGCTTTTGCCATTTTTAAGGATTTTAGTGATTTTTACATTTTATTACATTGATATTTTTATCTCTGCCTGCTGACTGAGCACTCAGGGCTAGTTGACATTGTTTAGAGATGTCTATCAATCCCCGCCAGTCAAAAAATGTAAAAATCACTCGTTGAGCGTTGCAAATTTATTAAAAATTTATTAAAAATTTACAGAAATTGACGGAGGTTGAACTTTTAGCTAACTGTCATGGATTAAATATACACACTTTCACGTAATAACCATTGTGATGGCTGTATTTAAGTAGAACAAAAATTTCAGTTGAATCGAGATATAGAATTATGTCTAAATCAGAATTTGAACAGGAATTTCAAGACCAAAGCCAAGTATTTGTAGAGAAAGACGTCAAAAACTTTTCACTCCTAGAGAAAAATGCTGACTTAAATCTTATTCCAGACTCTACCATCAGGCGTTTAAGTGATGTTGACACAGGTGTTCCTAACTACAGTGGTGCAAACCTCAGTGGGATTGACTTAAATAATGCCAACTTGATGGGAGCTTACCTTAACGGTACCGATCTAAGCCATGCCGATCTTCGAGGTGCCAACCTACAGGATGCCGATCTTCGAGGTGCCAACCTCAACTATGCAAATCTCAAAGGTGCTAAACTTTTGGGTGCTTTACTCAATTATACAGACCTGAGCTATGCCGATTTAAGTCATACTGATTTGAGCGACGCTAATCTTAGTTGTGCTGACTTAACTCAAGCTAATCTCAATAAAGCTAACTTAAGCAATGCCTGCCTTTTCAGTGCTAACGTGAGTGATGCTGATTTTAAAGAGGTTAATCTAAGTCATGCTGACTTGAGTTGTAGCAATATGAGCCGTGCTCATATTCATAATACGAATTTTAGTGATGTTAATCTTAGCTATAGCGATCCTTAACAAAGGTAAATTTGTATAATGGGCGGGCAAGATGCCCGCACCACAAGAGAGAAGTTCTCAATCCAAAATCTAAAATCTAAAATCCAAAATCGTCTTAGACGTTCTCAATCCAAAATCTAAAATCTAAAATCCAAAATGGTATTAAACTTTCTTCAAAGCATAAATATCTGTACCGCGCCCCAGGGCAAAGCGAAGGGAATTGGGTAAGTCTTTGCTGGATTTCGTCAGGAAAAGAAGAAGTGCCAAGACAGTTAAAAAGGCATCAAAACCAAACATATTCCGGTAACCAATGTGTTCGGCGATCGCACCAAAAACAGGACCTGCTGTGACTAGCCCAACATCCCATCCCACAATACATAGGGCAAAAACTCGTCCTCTTTCCTGTGGTAGCGAACGGTCTGCCATAAGAGTTGCAAGTATAGCAAATAGCATACCTCCAGCTGCTCCTTCAAAGCTTGCGGCTACTAGGAAAGCTGGAGCGGTGTGAGCTTCCCACAAAATGAGCATTGCTACACAGTAACACAGGAGGCTGAGGGTAATAAACAAACCACGACCAAGGCGATCGCTTGCTTTACCAGTGAACAACCTGACGCTAAAGCTAGCGAAAGCTGCTGCTGTATAAAACAATCCCGTGTTTAACTCGATTTTGCTGGATTTGATAAATAACGGCACAAAAGTATTCAATGTCCCGACAGCCAAACCAACTAGCAACAGAATTTCTGCAGGAACTCTTACCCTTGGACTGAGTAACACTTGCCAAAATTTACTTTTTTGAATCTCTTCGGGTTGTTGTTCTATCTGTGGGTTAGCAATTTGCATGACGCACAAGAACGATCCTAAAGCTAATCCCCCCGCTAACAAAAATAGATAGGTATTGCCGCCAGATGCTTGCACATAGCCTCCTAAAGCAGGTCCGAGAGCAACACCAATAGGATTGACCAAGCTCAGATAACCCATGATTTCACCACGCTTTTCGGGGGGTGCGATGTCCGCAATTAACGCATTAAAACCAGGTGCAAAAGCAGCAACACTTAAACCGTGAAAGACACGTAGCGCCATCAATAAAGGAAATGATTTGATGACTAAATAGCCAAGAGGTGCGATCGCTCCTACAAACGTACCGATAAGCAACACGATTTTACGACCTCGCTCATCTGCCAACTGTCCGAACCGAGAACGGAAGAGCAACAATCCCAGGGCAAAACTGCCCATAACGATCCCAATTTCTTGGTTAGTTGCTCCATATTGTTCCAGGTAAAGTGGTAAGGTTGGCAGTAAGGAAGCCGAGCCAGACCAGAATAATAAACCTGCTGCAAATGAAAACAGCAGGTTGCGCCGCATTTGGGCGTCAGTCATGTATAGGTTTTTCAAGGTAGATGCGCGTTTATACTAATTAACTAAATGCTCCTCACACCAAGAAACGCGTTTCTTGGCTCATAGATAAAGCCATCTAAAGCTGGCATTCATTAGTTTTTTGCCTGTTCTAGATGGCTTCTGTTGTAACTTAATTTTTTTTTGAGAGCGTGAGTGAAATCACGTATT
This genomic interval from Scytonema hofmannii PCC 7110 contains the following:
- a CDS encoding pentapeptide repeat-containing protein, which produces MSKSEFEQEFQDQSQVFVEKDVKNFSLLEKNADLNLIPDSTIRRLSDVDTGVPNYSGANLSGIDLNNANLMGAYLNGTDLSHADLRGANLQDADLRGANLNYANLKGAKLLGALLNYTDLSYADLSHTDLSDANLSCADLTQANLNKANLSNACLFSANVSDADFKEVNLSHADLSCSNMSRAHIHNTNFSDVNLSYSDP
- a CDS encoding MFS transporter produces the protein MTDAQMRRNLLFSFAAGLLFWSGSASLLPTLPLYLEQYGATNQEIGIVMGSFALGLLLFRSRFGQLADERGRKIVLLIGTFVGAIAPLGYLVIKSFPLLMALRVFHGLSVAAFAPGFNALIADIAPPEKRGEIMGYLSLVNPIGVALGPALGGYVQASGGNTYLFLLAGGLALGSFLCVMQIANPQIEQQPEEIQKSKFWQVLLSPRVRVPAEILLLVGLAVGTLNTFVPLFIKSSKIELNTGLFYTAAAFASFSVRLFTGKASDRLGRGLFITLSLLCYCVAMLILWEAHTAPAFLVAASFEGAAGGMLFAILATLMADRSLPQERGRVFALCIVGWDVGLVTAGPVFGAIAEHIGYRNMFGFDAFLTVLALLLFLTKSSKDLPNSLRFALGRGTDIYALKKV